The Pseudanabaena galeata CCNP1313 genome includes a region encoding these proteins:
- a CDS encoding site-2 protease family protein, whose amino-acid sequence MRGGIRIGSISSIPIYIDSSWFLVLGFLAVWLSAAYTKLSPSFSLGYGAITAILFFLSIAFNKIAHAVISKARGVEINAINIQFMGGANTVEQEAKDPFSVFSIAISGPLVSLVLSVIGFTAAWLIAGDVIFSSNPKTIETLPDSIGSIRTIWTMIALNIARINLIFGVFSLIPALPFEGGHILKAVVWKLTGDRYTGIRWAARSGQFCGILTMILGGLVMFSSPIGGLFLVIIGWFLFGSAGGYLYLNNLQQALLDINAEAAMTRDFRLVDAEISLREFADKFLLMEDKDANPIYIASSNGRDRGIISASAIRNIDSSEWQAKSLQSLVTTLNDIDTVELKTPISTVVNLLEQKQLRYVIVRSPVGSVAGVIDHGDIIKALDLKLLWRIPSEYVKQIKADGKFPANFRLVEICEQLTEKQ is encoded by the coding sequence ATGAGAGGCGGTATCCGCATCGGCAGCATTTCTAGCATTCCCATCTACATTGATTCATCATGGTTTCTCGTCCTCGGCTTTCTAGCTGTTTGGCTGAGTGCTGCCTATACGAAGTTATCGCCATCTTTTTCTCTAGGCTATGGCGCTATCACCGCCATACTTTTCTTTTTATCGATCGCCTTCAATAAAATTGCCCATGCAGTCATATCTAAGGCTCGTGGCGTAGAAATCAACGCGATCAATATTCAATTCATGGGGGGAGCTAATACTGTTGAACAAGAAGCCAAAGATCCTTTCTCAGTATTTAGTATTGCCATCTCAGGACCTTTGGTGAGCTTAGTTTTGAGTGTGATTGGATTTACGGCAGCTTGGCTAATAGCAGGGGATGTGATTTTTTCTAGCAATCCTAAAACTATTGAAACCTTACCCGATAGTATTGGCAGTATTCGCACTATTTGGACAATGATTGCCCTGAATATTGCCCGCATCAATCTTATCTTTGGGGTGTTTAGCCTTATTCCTGCATTACCTTTTGAAGGTGGTCATATTCTCAAAGCCGTGGTTTGGAAGCTCACAGGCGATCGCTATACAGGTATCCGATGGGCGGCGCGATCAGGGCAGTTTTGTGGGATCTTGACGATGATTTTGGGGGGATTGGTAATGTTTAGCAGTCCTATTGGCGGACTGTTTTTGGTAATTATCGGATGGTTCCTATTTGGGAGTGCAGGTGGCTATCTCTATCTCAACAATTTACAACAGGCTCTACTCGATATTAATGCTGAAGCAGCGATGACCAGAGATTTTCGCTTAGTTGATGCGGAAATCTCATTGCGTGAATTTGCGGATAAATTCTTGTTAATGGAAGATAAAGATGCAAATCCAATTTATATCGCTTCTTCCAATGGTCGCGATCGCGGCATCATTTCGGCCAGTGCGATTCGCAATATTGATAGTAGTGAGTGGCAGGCAAAGTCCTTGCAATCTCTCGTCACAACCTTAAATGACATTGATACAGTTGAGCTTAAAACACCAATTTCCACGGTTGTGAATTTACTCGAACAAAAACAATTGCGTTATGTAATTGTGCGATCGCCTGTGGGTTCAGTTGCTGGGGTAATCGATCACGGAGATATCATCAAGGCTCTAGATCTCAAACTGCTTTGGCGCATTCCTTCGGAATATGTTAAACAAATTAAGGCAGATGGGAAATTTCCTGCTAACTTCCGTTTAGTCGAGATTTGTGAGCAGTTAACAGAAAAACAATAA
- a CDS encoding CCA tRNA nucleotidyltransferase translates to MYLPNFECFFSLLQWQVILTTAKIAHDLNLRAFAVGGIVRDAIVRQNQKTLPFPKDLDLVFDGAEQAGIKVAIALHELFPASKLQIHEKFQTAALIWQDDAQDFEMDMATARREIYAYAGANPQVIATTLEEDLWRRDFTVNALAIELDSQLGIKGEVIDRFNGLADLVNKQVRAIRVGSFAEDPRRLFRAVRFAVRLDLAIAPETYREIIKTTSSGLHDAIGGARLRSELLYTLGEPRAGEMFELLQKLGALRCIHPELKLPADLANSFKHQWRRSQYWLKLLNRLELKSYAPMQLGLELLLSYLPHQIATQLDLGLTPEQKTRQQKLADLTTYLPDLTKVGLKKSDITQSLQKFDTQSLILAGVKSEPAQRQIIWHYLSQWQLVKSPLTGADLQQLGYATGKQMGEILQRLKFAMIDREIHTKEEAISYLHIQE, encoded by the coding sequence ATGTATTTGCCCAATTTTGAATGTTTTTTTAGTCTTCTACAATGGCAAGTTATCTTAACGACAGCAAAGATCGCCCATGATTTGAATTTACGAGCTTTTGCAGTTGGTGGAATTGTGCGCGATGCCATTGTTAGGCAAAATCAAAAAACACTACCTTTCCCTAAAGATCTAGACTTAGTTTTCGATGGAGCTGAGCAAGCGGGGATAAAGGTGGCGATCGCTTTGCATGAGCTTTTTCCTGCATCAAAATTACAAATCCATGAAAAATTTCAGACAGCAGCATTGATTTGGCAAGATGATGCTCAAGACTTTGAAATGGACATGGCGACAGCACGGCGAGAGATTTATGCCTATGCTGGCGCAAATCCACAGGTGATCGCGACGACTCTCGAAGAGGATCTGTGGCGACGTGATTTTACGGTGAATGCCCTAGCTATAGAGCTAGATTCGCAATTGGGAATTAAAGGCGAAGTAATCGATCGCTTTAATGGGCTAGCAGATTTAGTCAATAAACAGGTACGCGCCATTCGTGTAGGTAGCTTTGCCGAAGATCCGCGTCGATTATTTCGGGCTGTGCGTTTTGCTGTGCGCCTAGATTTGGCGATCGCCCCAGAAACCTATAGAGAAATTATCAAGACTACTTCTAGTGGTCTTCATGATGCGATCGGTGGCGCTAGACTGCGATCGGAGTTGCTTTATACTCTTGGTGAGCCTAGGGCAGGGGAAATGTTTGAACTGTTGCAAAAATTGGGTGCATTGCGATGTATTCATCCAGAGTTAAAACTACCCGCAGATTTAGCTAATTCGTTTAAGCATCAATGGCGGCGATCGCAATATTGGCTCAAGTTGCTCAATCGATTAGAACTCAAAAGTTATGCACCGATGCAACTAGGCTTGGAGTTATTGTTATCCTATTTGCCCCATCAGATCGCGACTCAACTGGATCTTGGGCTAACCCCTGAACAAAAAACAAGACAGCAGAAATTAGCAGATTTAACAACATACTTGCCAGATTTAACAAAAGTTGGTTTAAAAAAGTCAGATATCACCCAAAGTCTGCAAAAATTTGATACTCAGTCGTTAATCTTGGCGGGTGTAAAAAGTGAACCTGCTCAACGGCAAATTATTTGGCACTATCTTAGCCAATGGCAACTAGTCAAGTCTCCCTTAACAGGTGCGGATCTCCAGCAACTTGGATATGCAACAGGTAAGCAAATGGGCGAAATATTGCAACGCCTAAAATTTGCCATGATTGATCGTGAAATTCATACTAAAGAAGAGGCGATCTCTTATCTTCATATCCAAGAATAA
- a CDS encoding LOG family protein yields the protein MAKIPSSSDIEALSHDLHKLVDSLESTEHGELIYSALKAITQLSQAEAERLDWKILAGSLQDMQKAIAMFYPHRFNRKVSIFGSARTDVNAPEYRQAFEFSEKITKQGFMVITGAGGGIMAAGNEGAGNNSFGLNITLPFEQSSNGFLAEASRLVRFRYFFTRKLYFIKESDAIALFPGGFGTQDEFFECLTLCQTGRTTPRPIVLMDKKGGDYWNDWDVFVQNNLLERGLITKEDRSLYKITDDIDEACQFIASFYSVYHSCRWVGDLFVIRLHVEITDEHLERLNDNFSDILIRGRIERSAALPKEANEPHIIDLPRLAMHFNQHGFGRLYELIAAINDTCDSGNPLICHPEQR from the coding sequence ATGGCTAAAATTCCTTCAAGTTCAGACATCGAAGCTCTTTCTCATGATTTACATAAGCTCGTTGATAGCCTTGAATCAACTGAGCATGGAGAGCTAATTTACAGCGCCTTAAAAGCAATTACCCAATTGAGTCAAGCCGAGGCAGAGCGGTTAGACTGGAAAATTCTGGCGGGTTCTTTGCAGGATATGCAAAAAGCGATCGCTATGTTTTATCCCCATCGCTTTAACCGAAAAGTGAGTATCTTTGGCTCAGCACGTACTGATGTGAATGCCCCTGAATATCGTCAGGCTTTTGAGTTCTCCGAGAAAATCACCAAGCAAGGGTTTATGGTGATTACTGGTGCTGGGGGCGGCATCATGGCGGCAGGCAATGAAGGCGCAGGTAATAATTCCTTTGGTTTAAATATTACTCTGCCCTTTGAGCAATCAAGTAATGGATTTCTAGCTGAAGCCTCACGACTAGTCAGATTTCGTTATTTCTTTACGCGCAAATTGTATTTTATAAAAGAAAGCGATGCGATCGCGCTTTTTCCTGGGGGCTTCGGCACACAAGATGAGTTTTTTGAATGTTTGACACTTTGCCAAACAGGAAGAACAACGCCGCGCCCGATTGTATTAATGGATAAAAAGGGTGGTGACTATTGGAATGACTGGGATGTATTTGTCCAGAATAATTTGCTCGAAAGAGGTTTGATAACGAAAGAAGACCGAAGTTTATATAAAATCACTGATGATATTGATGAAGCTTGCCAATTTATTGCTTCGTTTTATAGTGTTTATCACTCTTGTCGATGGGTTGGGGATTTATTCGTAATTCGGTTGCATGTTGAAATTACTGATGAACATTTAGAGCGCCTAAATGATAATTTCAGCGATATTTTAATTCGTGGCAGGATCGAACGTAGTGCAGCTCTTCCTAAGGAGGCGAATGAGCCACACATTATTGATTTGCCGCGTTTAGCGATGCACTTTAATCAGCATGGGTTTGGACGTTTATATGAGTTAATCGCCGCAATCAATGACACTTGTGATAGCGGTAATCCGCTAATTTGTCATCCCGAACAACGTTAA
- a CDS encoding 2Fe-2S iron-sulfur cluster-binding protein, which produces MANITFVNEGKEAIAMDGANLRIKALENNIDIYKFVAKLTNCNGYGQCATCVVEIVDGLENLSPKTDFEEKKLKNKPNNYRLACQTLVNQGNVSVKTKP; this is translated from the coding sequence ATGGCAAACATTACGTTTGTGAATGAAGGAAAAGAGGCGATCGCGATGGACGGCGCAAACCTTCGCATAAAAGCTCTCGAAAACAACATCGACATCTATAAATTTGTTGCGAAGCTCACTAACTGTAATGGTTATGGACAATGTGCCACCTGTGTCGTTGAGATTGTCGATGGGCTTGAAAACCTATCACCAAAAACTGACTTTGAAGAAAAAAAGCTTAAAAACAAACCCAATAATTATCGTCTCGCTTGTCAAACTTTGGTCAATCAAGGAAATGTAAGTGTAAAGACCAAACCATAG
- the dnaJ gene encoding molecular chaperone DnaJ, whose translation MARDYYEILGVDRNTDKEEIKRAYRRLARKYHPDVNKEAGADERFKEINRAYEVLSEPETRARYDRFGEAGVSSGGGSPDMGDMGGFADIFESFFSGFSNTGQQQARRRSGPTRGEDLRFDLKLEFREAVFGGEKQIKISHLETCATCNGTGAKPGTRPRTCGTCSGTGQVRRATRTPFGSFTQVSTCPTCNGTGQTIEDKCESCNGLGLNQVTKKLKITIPAGVDSGTRLRVSSEGDAGQRGGPSGDLYVYLFVQADNEFEREGINVLSEIKISYLQAILGDKIAINTVDGKKPLTIPVGTQPDTVLTLEGLGVPKLGNPVARGDHLIRIKIDIPTKIGSEEREVLEKLKEKQFGNAAKGGIGDILGGIFGNQK comes from the coding sequence ATGGCGCGTGATTATTACGAAATCCTTGGAGTCGATCGCAATACTGACAAAGAGGAAATCAAACGAGCATATCGACGTTTAGCTCGAAAATATCACCCCGATGTCAATAAAGAAGCGGGGGCAGATGAACGATTTAAAGAAATTAACCGTGCTTATGAGGTTCTCTCAGAGCCAGAAACCCGTGCAAGATACGATCGCTTTGGCGAAGCTGGCGTATCAAGTGGTGGTGGCTCACCTGATATGGGTGATATGGGCGGATTTGCCGATATCTTTGAGAGCTTCTTTAGTGGCTTTTCAAATACGGGGCAACAACAAGCACGCCGCCGTAGTGGACCCACTCGCGGCGAAGATCTACGATTTGATCTGAAATTAGAATTTCGCGAAGCTGTTTTTGGTGGAGAGAAGCAAATTAAAATCTCTCACCTAGAAACCTGTGCAACATGTAACGGTACGGGTGCAAAGCCGGGGACACGTCCTCGCACTTGCGGAACCTGTAGCGGTACTGGGCAAGTGCGTCGAGCCACACGTACCCCCTTTGGCAGTTTTACACAAGTTTCTACCTGTCCAACCTGTAACGGCACTGGTCAAACCATTGAGGACAAGTGTGAAAGCTGTAATGGGCTAGGACTAAATCAAGTTACCAAAAAGCTAAAAATTACGATTCCCGCTGGTGTCGATAGTGGAACCAGACTAAGGGTATCCAGTGAAGGTGATGCGGGACAGCGTGGTGGTCCTTCGGGTGATCTTTATGTTTACTTGTTTGTGCAAGCAGACAATGAGTTTGAGCGTGAAGGTATCAATGTTTTATCAGAGATCAAGATTAGCTATCTACAAGCAATTTTGGGCGACAAAATTGCCATTAATACTGTAGATGGCAAGAAGCCTCTCACAATTCCCGTAGGCACACAACCTGATACAGTCTTGACACTGGAGGGATTGGGTGTGCCTAAGTTGGGCAATCCCGTCGCTCGTGGTGATCATTTAATTAGAATCAAAATCGATATTCCCACTAAAATCGGTAGTGAAGAACGCGAAGTCCTTGAAAAACTTAAGGAAAAACAATTTGGTAATGCTGCTAAAGGTGGTATTGGTGACATTTTAGGCGGTATATTCGGCAACCAAAAATAA
- a CDS encoding sulfurtransferase TusA family protein translates to MCIQAIKSIDLRGVPCPLSFVRAKLHLEKLETGQLLEVWLDGGEPIEQVPNSLISDGHQVKGIEERDRFFALTVQKA, encoded by the coding sequence ATGTGCATTCAGGCTATTAAGTCCATCGATTTACGCGGCGTTCCCTGTCCGCTTAGCTTTGTGCGGGCAAAATTGCACCTCGAAAAGCTGGAGACTGGGCAATTGCTGGAAGTATGGCTGGATGGGGGTGAACCAATTGAGCAAGTTCCTAATAGCCTGATCTCTGACGGTCATCAGGTCAAAGGGATTGAAGAACGCGATCGCTTTTTTGCTTTGACAGTCCAAAAAGCATGA
- the rsgA gene encoding small ribosomal subunit biogenesis GTPase RsgA, whose amino-acid sequence MLAITGTVLAVQANYYRVMLDQAFSLELLDESGQKFSQLVCELLCTRRARLKKIGQQICVGDRVTVEEPDWQGGRGAISEVSPRRNLLDRPTVANVDRILLVFALAEPTLDPHQLSRFLVKAESTQVDVLLCLNKRDLVNDQVWATWCDRLESWGYSPIAISTYTKEGINELAQHLQTGVTVVAGQSGVGKSSLINLLIPNLQVRVGEVSQRLGHGKHTTRHVELFALPAGGYLADTPGFMQPNLTVTPQELTDCFPEARQRLASGNLCHFNNCWHRRDEPDCVVRGDWERYEHYLAYLEEAIVYQQKLKNTASADASVKVKDTSDGKQQQEPRLLKKRYRRESRRSEHQNLDTDDD is encoded by the coding sequence ATGTTGGCTATAACAGGTACAGTCTTGGCTGTACAAGCCAACTATTATCGCGTCATGCTGGATCAAGCTTTCAGTCTAGAGTTGCTTGATGAATCGGGACAGAAATTTAGCCAGCTTGTGTGTGAGTTACTCTGCACTCGGCGGGCGCGACTCAAAAAAATTGGACAGCAGATCTGTGTAGGCGATCGCGTTACGGTTGAAGAACCAGATTGGCAAGGAGGGCGGGGAGCGATATCAGAGGTGTCGCCGCGCCGTAATTTGCTGGATCGTCCAACTGTGGCGAATGTTGATCGGATCTTATTAGTTTTTGCGTTAGCAGAACCCACTCTCGACCCACATCAACTAAGTCGCTTTTTAGTCAAAGCTGAAAGCACTCAAGTTGACGTTTTGTTATGCCTAAATAAACGAGATTTGGTAAATGATCAAGTATGGGCGACATGGTGCGATCGCTTAGAGTCGTGGGGTTATTCACCGATCGCGATTAGCACCTATACCAAGGAAGGTATTAACGAACTAGCGCAACATTTACAAACTGGTGTAACCGTTGTAGCGGGACAGTCAGGGGTTGGCAAATCTAGCCTAATTAACCTATTAATCCCGAATTTACAAGTCCGTGTTGGTGAAGTTTCGCAACGCTTAGGGCATGGAAAACATACGACCCGCCATGTCGAGCTATTTGCATTGCCTGCGGGAGGATATCTTGCGGATACCCCAGGATTTATGCAACCTAATTTGACAGTTACACCTCAAGAATTAACAGATTGTTTTCCTGAAGCCAGACAGAGATTAGCCTCAGGCAACCTTTGTCATTTTAATAACTGTTGGCATCGTCGCGATGAACCTGATTGTGTGGTGCGCGGCGATTGGGAACGCTATGAGCATTACTTGGCATATTTAGAAGAGGCGATCGTCTATCAGCAAAAACTAAAAAATACAGCTAGCGCCGATGCCTCAGTCAAAGTTAAAGACACTAGTGATGGTAAGCAACAACAGGAGCCAAGGTTACTGAAAAAGCGCTATCGCCGAGAGTCTCGGCGCAGTGAGCATCAAAATTTGGACACCGATGATGATTAA
- a CDS encoding cytochrome c oxidase subunit 3, with translation MQGSIAPVTTQDEAIHAHTAEAGHAEHPDLRVFGLIVFLISEGMLFFGLFAAYLTFRSVATSWPPEGTPELELLLPGINTIILVSSSFVIHQADHAIKENKVKAAQLWFLATFIMGAIFIAGQIYEYQHLEFGLTTNLFASTFYVLTGFHGLHVIIGLSLIAAVLVRSLKTGHYSNTSHFGIEAASVYWHFVDIVWIVLFLLLYIL, from the coding sequence ATGCAAGGATCGATCGCTCCAGTTACAACTCAAGATGAAGCAATTCATGCTCATACCGCCGAAGCTGGTCATGCTGAACATCCAGATCTAAGGGTGTTTGGCTTGATTGTTTTCCTGATTTCGGAAGGAATGCTTTTCTTTGGTTTGTTTGCTGCTTATTTGACTTTTCGCTCCGTTGCCACGTCTTGGCCGCCTGAAGGCACTCCCGAACTCGAACTTCTCTTACCAGGGATCAATACAATTATTCTGGTATCCAGTAGTTTCGTGATTCATCAAGCTGATCACGCGATTAAAGAAAATAAAGTTAAAGCGGCTCAGTTATGGTTTCTCGCCACATTTATCATGGGTGCGATCTTCATTGCTGGACAGATCTATGAATATCAGCATTTAGAGTTTGGGCTAACCACGAATCTGTTTGCTAGTACCTTTTATGTCTTGACAGGTTTTCACGGCTTGCACGTAATTATTGGCTTGTCGCTAATTGCCGCAGTTTTAGTGCGATCGCTTAAAACTGGACATTACAGCAACACGAGTCATTTTGGCATCGAAGCTGCCTCTGTATATTGGCACTTTGTCGATATTGTCTGGATTGTTTTATTTTTATTGCTTTATATTCTGTAG
- the ctaD gene encoding cytochrome c oxidase subunit I: MTQTLIPTENSGASGLEPQKTLWWEFFTFSVDHKIIGIQYLVTSFVFYLVGGALASVVRAELATPDSDLVDPAFYNSLFTMHGTVMIFLWIVPAVTGGFGNYLIPLMIGARDMAFPRLNAIAFWLTIPAGLLLMSSFFFGPASTGWTAYPPLSILTNEHVGQAIWIGSILLVGTSSILAAVNFIVTIWAMRMPGMDLFTMPLFCWAMMATSVLALLATPVLAGAMVLLGFDLLIGTNFFNPTGGGDPVVYQHLFWFYSHPAVYVMVLPVFGIISEVLPPHSRKPIFGYKAIAYSSMMICALGLFVWAHHMFTSGTPDWLRVFFMVATLLVAVPTGIKVFSWVATLWGGKLRLESPLLFAMGFISTFLIGGLSGVMLGSAPIDIHVHDTYFVVAHFHYVLFGGSVFGIYAGLYHWFPKMTGRMLNEFWGKVHFVLTFIGMHLTFGPMHILGLQGMPRRVAQYDPQFAPINVICTIGAFVLAISTVPFVINAVYSWFKGEQAPDNPWNALTLEWTTSSPPIPHNWVGEPVLSTGPYDYGEEYKDARKEAIAASQAAT; this comes from the coding sequence ATGACCCAAACCCTTATCCCAACCGAAAATTCGGGCGCATCGGGACTAGAACCCCAAAAAACTCTTTGGTGGGAATTTTTTACCTTTAGCGTCGATCACAAGATTATTGGGATTCAATATCTTGTTACGTCTTTTGTGTTTTATTTAGTCGGTGGGGCGCTTGCCTCTGTAGTACGTGCAGAACTAGCCACACCCGATTCCGATCTAGTCGATCCTGCCTTTTATAACAGCTTATTCACAATGCATGGCACGGTCATGATCTTTTTGTGGATTGTGCCTGCGGTAACTGGTGGTTTTGGTAACTATCTCATCCCCTTGATGATTGGGGCGCGTGACATGGCTTTCCCTCGCTTGAATGCGATCGCCTTTTGGTTGACGATTCCTGCGGGATTATTGCTAATGAGTAGCTTCTTTTTTGGTCCTGCTTCGACAGGTTGGACAGCCTATCCACCTTTGAGCATTTTGACTAATGAGCATGTCGGACAAGCGATCTGGATTGGCAGCATTCTTTTGGTGGGAACCTCATCAATCTTGGCGGCAGTAAATTTCATTGTCACCATCTGGGCGATGCGGATGCCCGGTATGGATTTGTTTACCATGCCCCTGTTTTGTTGGGCGATGATGGCAACCTCAGTACTTGCTCTTTTGGCAACACCTGTATTAGCAGGAGCAATGGTGTTATTAGGGTTCGATCTGTTGATTGGCACAAACTTTTTTAACCCTACAGGTGGTGGTGATCCCGTCGTGTATCAACACTTATTCTGGTTCTATTCTCACCCTGCCGTCTATGTGATGGTTTTGCCTGTATTCGGAATCATTTCTGAAGTTTTGCCTCCCCATAGCCGCAAACCGATTTTTGGTTACAAGGCGATCGCCTATTCCAGCATGATGATTTGTGCTTTGGGCTTGTTTGTATGGGCGCACCATATGTTTACCAGTGGCACACCTGACTGGTTGCGCGTTTTCTTTATGGTGGCTACGTTGCTAGTTGCCGTACCCACGGGCATTAAGGTATTTAGCTGGGTGGCAACACTTTGGGGTGGTAAGTTGCGATTAGAGAGTCCTTTGCTATTTGCGATGGGCTTTATCTCCACCTTCCTAATTGGTGGGCTTAGTGGCGTGATGCTCGGCTCGGCTCCCATTGATATCCATGTTCACGATACCTATTTTGTAGTTGCTCACTTCCATTACGTTCTTTTCGGTGGCAGTGTATTTGGCATTTACGCAGGGCTATATCACTGGTTTCCCAAAATGACGGGTCGGATGTTGAATGAGTTTTGGGGCAAGGTACATTTTGTGCTGACCTTTATCGGAATGCACTTAACCTTTGGTCCGATGCATATTCTGGGTTTGCAAGGTATGCCGCGCCGCGTAGCTCAGTACGATCCTCAATTTGCGCCTATCAATGTAATTTGTACAATTGGTGCTTTTGTACTGGCAATTTCTACAGTTCCTTTCGTAATCAATGCTGTTTATAGTTGGTTTAAGGGCGAACAAGCACCTGATAACCCTTGGAATGCATTGACTCTAGAATGGACAACCTCTTCACCACCAATCCCCCATAACTGGGTGGGTGAGCCTGTTTTATCAACTGGGCCCTATGACTACGGTGAAGAATATAAAGATGCTCGCAAAGAGGCGATCGCTGCCTCTCAAGCCGCAACTTAA
- a CDS encoding cytochrome c oxidase subunit II, with protein sequence MKKNNLISVVVIIGLIFAASIWYARNNGLLPVAAGDEAVLYDGLFNTILAIAFGFFLIVEGVLLYSIIKFRRRKGDETDGPAIHENLSLEIVWTAIPTVIVMWVAIYSFDVYTAMQGTQDLGGMAHGGMHQHQTVANANHERGGMPMSKATLASSNSDGVLMAGTLPAGSDDVVAINVSAMQFAWIFNYTDEIATAELHVPVGKKVRLNMNAVDVLHAFWVPQLRIKQDVIPGRETYLEFTPRVVGEYPVVCAELCGSYHGGMRTTMVIDTPEDYQAWLKEQQEIASNDPEAIVATNSSPSVSQMSEQEYLTGKVAQLGGEHQHMMMNH encoded by the coding sequence ATGAAAAAAAACAACTTAATTTCAGTGGTCGTAATCATTGGGCTGATTTTTGCAGCTAGCATTTGGTACGCACGCAACAATGGCTTACTACCAGTTGCCGCAGGTGACGAAGCGGTTTTATATGACGGGCTTTTTAATACGATCTTAGCGATCGCCTTCGGATTTTTCCTGATTGTTGAGGGCGTTTTACTCTATTCGATCATCAAGTTTCGTCGGCGTAAAGGTGATGAAACCGATGGTCCCGCCATTCATGAAAACTTAAGCCTTGAAATCGTTTGGACAGCCATTCCCACAGTGATTGTGATGTGGGTAGCTATTTATAGCTTTGACGTATACACCGCAATGCAAGGTACACAAGACCTTGGTGGTATGGCTCACGGCGGTATGCATCAACATCAAACTGTTGCAAATGCTAATCATGAAAGGGGGGGAATGCCGATGTCAAAAGCAACTCTCGCATCGTCCAATAGTGATGGTGTGCTAATGGCAGGGACATTACCTGCTGGAAGTGATGATGTTGTCGCAATCAATGTCAGTGCCATGCAGTTTGCATGGATTTTTAACTATACCGACGAAATCGCAACTGCTGAACTCCATGTGCCAGTTGGCAAAAAAGTACGCCTAAACATGAATGCTGTGGATGTACTTCATGCTTTTTGGGTTCCCCAATTACGCATCAAGCAAGATGTAATCCCCGGTCGTGAAACCTATCTCGAATTCACGCCGCGTGTAGTTGGCGAATATCCAGTAGTCTGTGCTGAATTATGTGGCTCGTATCATGGTGGTATGCGTACCACGATGGTAATTGATACCCCTGAAGACTATCAAGCATGGTTAAAGGAGCAGCAAGAAATTGCCAGTAATGATCCCGAAGCGATCGTGGCAACAAATTCAAGCCCTTCAGTCTCGCAAATGTCTGAACAAGAATATCTGACTGGGAAAGTTGCTCAACTCGGCGGAGAACATCAGCACATGATGATGAACCATTAA